The following coding sequences lie in one Nycticebus coucang isolate mNycCou1 chromosome 20, mNycCou1.pri, whole genome shotgun sequence genomic window:
- the LOC128572998 gene encoding olfactory receptor 2L13-like, translating to MEKWNHTSSDFILLGLFPPNQTGLLLLLLVILIFFLAAVSNLTMIHLICVDPRLHVPMYFLLSQLSFADLVYISTTVPKMAFNFLSGQKSISFLGCGVQIFFFLTMAASEDLLLASMAYDRYVAICHPLHYPNRMSKRICMKMIIGSWIVGSINSLAHTVYALHIPYCRSRAIDHFFCDVPAMLSLACLDTWAYEYTVFVSVTLLLLLPFLCITASYGQVLFAVYHMHSKEGRKKAFTTCSTHLTIVTLYYAPFLYNYLRPKSLRSPEEDKILAVFYTILTPMLNPIIYSLRNKEVLGAMTRVFGKFSSMKE from the coding sequence ATGGAGAAATGGAATCATACTTCAAGTGATTTCATTTTGTTGGGGTTGTTTCCCCCCAATCAAACTGGCCTTCTTCTCTTGTTACTTGTAATTCTCATATTCTTCCTCGCTGCAGTGAGTAACTTGACTATGATTCACCTCATATGCGTGGACCCCCGACTCCATGTGCCCATGTATTTTCTGCTCAGCCAGCTCTCCTTCGCTGACTTGGTGTACATCTCCACCACTGTTCCCAAGATGGCTTTCAACTTCCTCTCTGGCCAGAAAAGTATCTCCTTCCTGGGATGTGGAGTACAAATCTTCTTCTTCTTGACCATGGCTGCTTCTGAAGATCTACTCCTGGCATCCATGGCCTATGACCGTTATGTGGCCATTTGCCACCCCCTTCATTATCCCAACCGCATGAGTAAAAGGATTTGTATGAAGATGATCATAGGATCTTGGATAGTAGGGTCCATCAACTCCTTGGCACATACAGTCTATGCCCTCCATATTCCTTACTGTAGGTCCAGGGCTATTGATCATTTCTTCTGTGATGTCCCAGCCATGCTGTCTCTTGCTTGTTTGGACACGTGGGCCTATGAGTACACGGTTTTTGTGAGTGTtaccctccttctccttcttcccttcctgtgCATCACTGCTTCCTATGGCCAGGTACTATTTGCTGTCTACCATATGCACtcaaaagagggaagaaaaaaagccttCACCACCTGTTCAACACATTTAACTATAGTTACCTTATACTATGCACCTTTTCTCTACAACTATCTTCGTCCTAAGAGTCTTCGCTCACCAGAAGAAGATAAGATTCTGGCAGTCTTCTACACCATCCTCACTCCCATGCTCAATCCCATTATCTATAGCCTTAGGAATAAGGAAGTCCTGGGGGCCATGACAAGAGTATTTGGGAAATTCTCTTCCATGAAAGAATGA